In Cololabis saira isolate AMF1-May2022 chromosome 1, fColSai1.1, whole genome shotgun sequence, the following proteins share a genomic window:
- the LOC133443849 gene encoding dynamin-2-like isoform X4, with amino-acid sequence MGNRGMEDLIPLINKLQDAFSSIGQSCNLDLPQIAVVGGQSAGKSSVLENFVGRDFLPRGSGIVTRRPLILQLVNNKAEYAEFLHCKGRKFVDFDEVRLEIEAETDRITGSNKGISPVPINLRVYSPNVLNLTLIDLPGMTKVAVGDQPQDIEHQIKDMLLQFITKESCLILAVTPANQDLANSDALKIAKDVDPPGLRTIGVITKLDLMDEGTDARDILENKLLPLRRGYIGVVNRSQKDIEGKKDIRVALAAERKFFLSHPGYRHLAERMGTPHLQKTLNQQLTNHIRETLPGLRSKLQGQLLSLEKEVEEYKNFRPDDPTRKTKALLQMVQQFGVDFEKCIEGSGDQVDTSNLSGGAKINRIFHERFPFELVKMEFDEKELRKEISYAIKNIHGVRTGLFTPDLAFEAIVKKQVIKLKDPCLKCVDLVVTELVALIRKCTEKLGSYPRLREETERIVTTYIRERDSKTKDQVLLLIDIELSYINTNHEDFIGFANAQQRTAANATKKRVMPNQVIRRGWLTINISIMKGGSKDYWFVLTAESLSWYKDEEEKEKKYMLPLDNLKLRDVEKGFMSSKHVFAIFNTEQRNVYKDLRQIELACDTQEDVDSWKASFLRAGVYPEKDQPENEDAMNSSDTVSMDPQLERQVETIRNLVDSYISIVNKSIRDLMPKTIMHLMINSAKDFIHSELLAYLYSAGDQGSLMEESAEQAQRRDEMLRMYHALKEALVIIGDISTTTISTPVPPPVDDNWIPKDPSPPPVSRPAASTAPPPSRPPTARGPTQGPAAPLNPTPAFGAPPVPSRPGPASAYAGDANSAAVPLVPSRPARVPPSLPPGIPRRPPAAPNRPTIIRPSEPSLLD; translated from the exons ATGGGGAACCGGGGGATGGAGGACCTAATTCCCCTCATCAACAAACTCCAGGACGCCTTCAGCTCCATCGGCCAGAGCTGCAACCTGGACCTGCCGCAGATCGCCGTGGTCGGCGGCCAGAGCGCCGGGAAGAGCTCCGTGCTGGAGAACTTCGTCGGGAG GGACTTTTTGCCCAGAGGTTCAGGCATCGTCACCCGTCGTCCTCTCATCCTCCAGCTGGTCAACAACAAAGCAG AGTATGCAGAGTTCCTGCACTGTAAAGGACGCAAGTTTGTGGACTTTGATGAAGTTCGTCTGGAGATTGAAGCAGAGACGGATCGCATCACTGGCTCCAACAAGGGCATCTCTCCCGTTCCTATCAACCTCCGTGTTTATTCACCTAATG TCCTTAACTTGACCTTGATCGACCTGCCGGGGATGACCAAAGTAGCCGTGGGCGACCAGCCCCAGGACATCGAGCATCAGATCAAAGACATGCTGCTGCAGTTCATCACCAAGGAGAGCTGCCTGATCCTGGCTGTCACCCCAGCCAACCAAGACCTGGCTAACTCAGACGCCCTCAAAATAGCCAAGGATGTGGACCCTCCGG gacTGCGAACGATTGGTGTGATCACAAAGTTGGACCTAATGGATGAAGGGACAGATGCACGAGACATCCTGGAAAACAAACTACTGCCCCTTCGCAGAG GTTACATCGGAGTGGTGAACCGCAGTCAAAAAGACATTGAAGGAAAGAAAGACATCCGTGTTGCTTTGGCTGCTGAAAGGAAGTTCTTCTTGTCCCATCCTGGGTACAGACACTTGGCAGAACGCATGGGTACACCACACCTGCAGAAGACCCTCAATCAG CAACTCACCAACCACATCCGGGAGACGTTGCCAGGGTTACGCAGCAAGCTGCAAGGCCAGCTGCTGTCACTGGAGAAGGAAGTGGAGGAGTACAAGAACTTCCGTCCAGACGACCCTACACGCAAGACCAAGGCCTTGCTTCA GATGGTTCAGCAGTTTGGCGTGGACTTTGAGAAGTGCATAGAGGGATCTGGAGACCAGGTGGACACCTCCAACCTGTCCGGTGGTGCAAAGATCAACCGCATCTTCCACGAGCGCTTTCCCTTTGAGCTGGTGAAG ATGGAGTTTGATGAGAAGGAGCTGCGAAAAGAAATAAGTTATGCCATCAAGAACATCCATGGCGTCAG GACGGGCCTGTTCACCCCAGACTTGGCATTTGAGGCTATAGTGAAAAAGCAGGTCATTAAGTTGAAAGACCCCTGTCTGAAATGCGTAGACCTCGTCGTGACCGAGCTTGTCGCCCTAATCAGGAAGTGCACTGAAAAG CTGGGCTCGTATCCTCGACTGAGAGAAGAGACGGAGAGAATTGTCACCACTTATATCAGAGAGAGGGACAGCAAGACAAAagaccag GTGCTGCTGTTGATTGACATTGAGCTCTCCTACATCAACACAAACCATGAGGACTTCATTGGATTTGCAAA TGCTCAGCAAAGGACTGCTGCCAATGCCACCAAGAAGAGAGTGATGCCCAATCAG GTCATCCGCAGAGGCTGGCTCACCATCAACATCAGCATCATGAAGGGGGGGTCCAAAGACTACTGGTTTGTCCTGACGGCCGAGTCTCTCTCCTGGTACAAGGATGAGGAG gaaaaagagaagaagtacATGCTGCCTCTGGACAACTTGAAGCTGAGAGATGTGGAAAAGGGCTTCATGTCCAGCAAGCACGTTTTTGCCATCTTCAATACCGAACAGAG GAACGTGTACAAGGACCTCCGTCAGATTGAACTGGCCTGCGACACTCAGGAGGATGTTGACAGCTGGAAGGCTTCCTTCCTCAGGGCGGGTGTTTATCCAGAAAAAGACCAG CCTGAGAACGAGGATGCGATGAATTCCAGTGATACGGTGTCCATGGATCCCCAACTGGAACGGCAGGTGGAAACCATTCGCAACCTTGTGGACTCGTACATCAGCATTGTCAACAAGTCCATCAGAGACCTCATGCCCAAGACCATCATGCACCTCATGATTAACAGT GCGAAGGACTTCATCCACTCGGAGCTGCTGGCGTACCTGTACTCAGCCGGGGACCAGGGCAGTTTGATGGAGGAGTCAGCAGAGCAGGCTCAGAGGAGAGATGAGATGCTGAGGATGTATCACGCTCTGAAGGAGGCACTCGTCATCATTGGAGACATCAGCACCACCACCATTTCCACCCCGGTGCCTCCACCAGTAGACGATAACTGGATTCCCAAAGACCCAAG TCCTCCCCCGGTGTCCCGTCCTGCCGcatcaacagcgccccccccaTCCCGCCCCCCGACAGCGAGGGGCCCCACCCAGGGCCCGGCGGCGCCTCTCAACCCCACACCAGCATTTGGAGCCCCGCCGGTGCCGTCCCGACCCGGCCCTGCGTCTGCCTACGCAGGTGATGCCAACTCTGCTGCGGTGCCCCTCGTTCCCTCGAGGCCGGCCCGCGTGCCTCCCTCTCTCCCGCCAGGAATTCCCAG AAGACCCCCGGCTGCACCCAACAGACCCACTATCATACGTCCTTCAGAGCCTTCCCTGCTTGACTAG
- the LOC133443849 gene encoding dynamin-2-like isoform X1 has translation MGNRGMEDLIPLINKLQDAFSSIGQSCNLDLPQIAVVGGQSAGKSSVLENFVGRDFLPRGSGIVTRRPLILQLVNNKAEYAEFLHCKGRKFVDFDEVRLEIEAETDRITGSNKGISPVPINLRVYSPNVLNLTLIDLPGMTKVAVGDQPQDIEHQIKDMLLQFITKESCLILAVTPANQDLANSDALKIAKDVDPPGLRTIGVITKLDLMDEGTDARDILENKLLPLRRGYIGVVNRSQKDIEGKKDIRVALAAERKFFLSHPGYRHLAERMGTPHLQKTLNQQLTNHIRETLPGLRSKLQGQLLSLEKEVEEYKNFRPDDPTRKTKALLQMVQQFGVDFEKCIEGSGDQVDTSNLSGGAKINRIFHERFPFELVKMEFDEKELRKEISYAIKNIHGVRTGLFTPDLAFEAIVKKQIIKLKEPCLKCIDLVIQELINTVRQCTNKLGSYPRLREETERIVTTYIRERDSKTKDQVLLLIDIELSYINTNHEDFIGFANAQQRTAANATKKRVMPNQVIRRGWLTINISIMKGGSKDYWFVLTAESLSWYKDEEEKEKKYMLPLDNLKLRDVEKGFMSSKHVFAIFNTEQRNVYKDLRQIELACDTQEDVDSWKASFLRAGVYPEKDQPENEDAMNSSDTVSMDPQLERQVETIRNLVDSYISIVNKSIRDLMPKTIMHLMINSAKDFIHSELLAYLYSAGDQGSLMEESAEQAQRRDEMLRMYHALKEALVIIGDISTTTISTPVPPPVDDNWIPKDPSPPPVSRPAASTAPPPSRPPTARGPTQGPAAPLNPTPAFGAPPVPSRPGPASAYAGDANSAAVPLVPSRPARVPPSLPPGIPSRRPPAAPNRPTIIRPSEPSLLD, from the exons ATGGGGAACCGGGGGATGGAGGACCTAATTCCCCTCATCAACAAACTCCAGGACGCCTTCAGCTCCATCGGCCAGAGCTGCAACCTGGACCTGCCGCAGATCGCCGTGGTCGGCGGCCAGAGCGCCGGGAAGAGCTCCGTGCTGGAGAACTTCGTCGGGAG GGACTTTTTGCCCAGAGGTTCAGGCATCGTCACCCGTCGTCCTCTCATCCTCCAGCTGGTCAACAACAAAGCAG AGTATGCAGAGTTCCTGCACTGTAAAGGACGCAAGTTTGTGGACTTTGATGAAGTTCGTCTGGAGATTGAAGCAGAGACGGATCGCATCACTGGCTCCAACAAGGGCATCTCTCCCGTTCCTATCAACCTCCGTGTTTATTCACCTAATG TCCTTAACTTGACCTTGATCGACCTGCCGGGGATGACCAAAGTAGCCGTGGGCGACCAGCCCCAGGACATCGAGCATCAGATCAAAGACATGCTGCTGCAGTTCATCACCAAGGAGAGCTGCCTGATCCTGGCTGTCACCCCAGCCAACCAAGACCTGGCTAACTCAGACGCCCTCAAAATAGCCAAGGATGTGGACCCTCCGG gacTGCGAACGATTGGTGTGATCACAAAGTTGGACCTAATGGATGAAGGGACAGATGCACGAGACATCCTGGAAAACAAACTACTGCCCCTTCGCAGAG GTTACATCGGAGTGGTGAACCGCAGTCAAAAAGACATTGAAGGAAAGAAAGACATCCGTGTTGCTTTGGCTGCTGAAAGGAAGTTCTTCTTGTCCCATCCTGGGTACAGACACTTGGCAGAACGCATGGGTACACCACACCTGCAGAAGACCCTCAATCAG CAACTCACCAACCACATCCGGGAGACGTTGCCAGGGTTACGCAGCAAGCTGCAAGGCCAGCTGCTGTCACTGGAGAAGGAAGTGGAGGAGTACAAGAACTTCCGTCCAGACGACCCTACACGCAAGACCAAGGCCTTGCTTCA GATGGTTCAGCAGTTTGGCGTGGACTTTGAGAAGTGCATAGAGGGATCTGGAGACCAGGTGGACACCTCCAACCTGTCCGGTGGTGCAAAGATCAACCGCATCTTCCACGAGCGCTTTCCCTTTGAGCTGGTGAAG ATGGAGTTTGATGAGAAGGAGCTGCGAAAAGAAATAAGTTATGCCATCAAGAACATCCATGGCGTCAG GACAGGCCTGTTCACTCCAGACTTGGCATTTGAAGCCATAGTGAAAAAACAGATCATTAAGCTGAAAGAGCCCTGTCTGAAATGCATCGACCTGGTCATCCAGGAGCTCATCAACACAGTCAGACAGTGCACCAACAAG CTGGGCTCGTATCCTCGACTGAGAGAAGAGACGGAGAGAATTGTCACCACTTATATCAGAGAGAGGGACAGCAAGACAAAagaccag GTGCTGCTGTTGATTGACATTGAGCTCTCCTACATCAACACAAACCATGAGGACTTCATTGGATTTGCAAA TGCTCAGCAAAGGACTGCTGCCAATGCCACCAAGAAGAGAGTGATGCCCAATCAG GTCATCCGCAGAGGCTGGCTCACCATCAACATCAGCATCATGAAGGGGGGGTCCAAAGACTACTGGTTTGTCCTGACGGCCGAGTCTCTCTCCTGGTACAAGGATGAGGAG gaaaaagagaagaagtacATGCTGCCTCTGGACAACTTGAAGCTGAGAGATGTGGAAAAGGGCTTCATGTCCAGCAAGCACGTTTTTGCCATCTTCAATACCGAACAGAG GAACGTGTACAAGGACCTCCGTCAGATTGAACTGGCCTGCGACACTCAGGAGGATGTTGACAGCTGGAAGGCTTCCTTCCTCAGGGCGGGTGTTTATCCAGAAAAAGACCAG CCTGAGAACGAGGATGCGATGAATTCCAGTGATACGGTGTCCATGGATCCCCAACTGGAACGGCAGGTGGAAACCATTCGCAACCTTGTGGACTCGTACATCAGCATTGTCAACAAGTCCATCAGAGACCTCATGCCCAAGACCATCATGCACCTCATGATTAACAGT GCGAAGGACTTCATCCACTCGGAGCTGCTGGCGTACCTGTACTCAGCCGGGGACCAGGGCAGTTTGATGGAGGAGTCAGCAGAGCAGGCTCAGAGGAGAGATGAGATGCTGAGGATGTATCACGCTCTGAAGGAGGCACTCGTCATCATTGGAGACATCAGCACCACCACCATTTCCACCCCGGTGCCTCCACCAGTAGACGATAACTGGATTCCCAAAGACCCAAG TCCTCCCCCGGTGTCCCGTCCTGCCGcatcaacagcgccccccccaTCCCGCCCCCCGACAGCGAGGGGCCCCACCCAGGGCCCGGCGGCGCCTCTCAACCCCACACCAGCATTTGGAGCCCCGCCGGTGCCGTCCCGACCCGGCCCTGCGTCTGCCTACGCAGGTGATGCCAACTCTGCTGCGGTGCCCCTCGTTCCCTCGAGGCCGGCCCGCGTGCCTCCCTCTCTCCCGCCAGGAATTCCCAG CAGAAGACCCCCGGCTGCACCCAACAGACCCACTATCATACGTCCTTCAGAGCCTTCCCTGCTTGACTAG
- the LOC133443849 gene encoding dynamin-2-like isoform X2, producing the protein MGNRGMEDLIPLINKLQDAFSSIGQSCNLDLPQIAVVGGQSAGKSSVLENFVGRDFLPRGSGIVTRRPLILQLVNNKAEYAEFLHCKGRKFVDFDEVRLEIEAETDRITGSNKGISPVPINLRVYSPNVLNLTLIDLPGMTKVAVGDQPQDIEHQIKDMLLQFITKESCLILAVTPANQDLANSDALKIAKDVDPPGLRTIGVITKLDLMDEGTDARDILENKLLPLRRGYIGVVNRSQKDIEGKKDIRVALAAERKFFLSHPGYRHLAERMGTPHLQKTLNQQLTNHIRETLPGLRSKLQGQLLSLEKEVEEYKNFRPDDPTRKTKALLQMVQQFGVDFEKCIEGSGDQVDTSNLSGGAKINRIFHERFPFELVKMEFDEKELRKEISYAIKNIHGVRTGLFTPDLAFEAIVKKQVIKLKDPCLKCVDLVVTELVALIRKCTEKLGSYPRLREETERIVTTYIRERDSKTKDQVLLLIDIELSYINTNHEDFIGFANAQQRTAANATKKRVMPNQVIRRGWLTINISIMKGGSKDYWFVLTAESLSWYKDEEEKEKKYMLPLDNLKLRDVEKGFMSSKHVFAIFNTEQRNVYKDLRQIELACDTQEDVDSWKASFLRAGVYPEKDQPENEDAMNSSDTVSMDPQLERQVETIRNLVDSYISIVNKSIRDLMPKTIMHLMINSAKDFIHSELLAYLYSAGDQGSLMEESAEQAQRRDEMLRMYHALKEALVIIGDISTTTISTPVPPPVDDNWIPKDPSPPPVSRPAASTAPPPSRPPTARGPTQGPAAPLNPTPAFGAPPVPSRPGPASAYAGDANSAAVPLVPSRPARVPPSLPPGIPSRRPPAAPNRPTIIRPSEPSLLD; encoded by the exons ATGGGGAACCGGGGGATGGAGGACCTAATTCCCCTCATCAACAAACTCCAGGACGCCTTCAGCTCCATCGGCCAGAGCTGCAACCTGGACCTGCCGCAGATCGCCGTGGTCGGCGGCCAGAGCGCCGGGAAGAGCTCCGTGCTGGAGAACTTCGTCGGGAG GGACTTTTTGCCCAGAGGTTCAGGCATCGTCACCCGTCGTCCTCTCATCCTCCAGCTGGTCAACAACAAAGCAG AGTATGCAGAGTTCCTGCACTGTAAAGGACGCAAGTTTGTGGACTTTGATGAAGTTCGTCTGGAGATTGAAGCAGAGACGGATCGCATCACTGGCTCCAACAAGGGCATCTCTCCCGTTCCTATCAACCTCCGTGTTTATTCACCTAATG TCCTTAACTTGACCTTGATCGACCTGCCGGGGATGACCAAAGTAGCCGTGGGCGACCAGCCCCAGGACATCGAGCATCAGATCAAAGACATGCTGCTGCAGTTCATCACCAAGGAGAGCTGCCTGATCCTGGCTGTCACCCCAGCCAACCAAGACCTGGCTAACTCAGACGCCCTCAAAATAGCCAAGGATGTGGACCCTCCGG gacTGCGAACGATTGGTGTGATCACAAAGTTGGACCTAATGGATGAAGGGACAGATGCACGAGACATCCTGGAAAACAAACTACTGCCCCTTCGCAGAG GTTACATCGGAGTGGTGAACCGCAGTCAAAAAGACATTGAAGGAAAGAAAGACATCCGTGTTGCTTTGGCTGCTGAAAGGAAGTTCTTCTTGTCCCATCCTGGGTACAGACACTTGGCAGAACGCATGGGTACACCACACCTGCAGAAGACCCTCAATCAG CAACTCACCAACCACATCCGGGAGACGTTGCCAGGGTTACGCAGCAAGCTGCAAGGCCAGCTGCTGTCACTGGAGAAGGAAGTGGAGGAGTACAAGAACTTCCGTCCAGACGACCCTACACGCAAGACCAAGGCCTTGCTTCA GATGGTTCAGCAGTTTGGCGTGGACTTTGAGAAGTGCATAGAGGGATCTGGAGACCAGGTGGACACCTCCAACCTGTCCGGTGGTGCAAAGATCAACCGCATCTTCCACGAGCGCTTTCCCTTTGAGCTGGTGAAG ATGGAGTTTGATGAGAAGGAGCTGCGAAAAGAAATAAGTTATGCCATCAAGAACATCCATGGCGTCAG GACGGGCCTGTTCACCCCAGACTTGGCATTTGAGGCTATAGTGAAAAAGCAGGTCATTAAGTTGAAAGACCCCTGTCTGAAATGCGTAGACCTCGTCGTGACCGAGCTTGTCGCCCTAATCAGGAAGTGCACTGAAAAG CTGGGCTCGTATCCTCGACTGAGAGAAGAGACGGAGAGAATTGTCACCACTTATATCAGAGAGAGGGACAGCAAGACAAAagaccag GTGCTGCTGTTGATTGACATTGAGCTCTCCTACATCAACACAAACCATGAGGACTTCATTGGATTTGCAAA TGCTCAGCAAAGGACTGCTGCCAATGCCACCAAGAAGAGAGTGATGCCCAATCAG GTCATCCGCAGAGGCTGGCTCACCATCAACATCAGCATCATGAAGGGGGGGTCCAAAGACTACTGGTTTGTCCTGACGGCCGAGTCTCTCTCCTGGTACAAGGATGAGGAG gaaaaagagaagaagtacATGCTGCCTCTGGACAACTTGAAGCTGAGAGATGTGGAAAAGGGCTTCATGTCCAGCAAGCACGTTTTTGCCATCTTCAATACCGAACAGAG GAACGTGTACAAGGACCTCCGTCAGATTGAACTGGCCTGCGACACTCAGGAGGATGTTGACAGCTGGAAGGCTTCCTTCCTCAGGGCGGGTGTTTATCCAGAAAAAGACCAG CCTGAGAACGAGGATGCGATGAATTCCAGTGATACGGTGTCCATGGATCCCCAACTGGAACGGCAGGTGGAAACCATTCGCAACCTTGTGGACTCGTACATCAGCATTGTCAACAAGTCCATCAGAGACCTCATGCCCAAGACCATCATGCACCTCATGATTAACAGT GCGAAGGACTTCATCCACTCGGAGCTGCTGGCGTACCTGTACTCAGCCGGGGACCAGGGCAGTTTGATGGAGGAGTCAGCAGAGCAGGCTCAGAGGAGAGATGAGATGCTGAGGATGTATCACGCTCTGAAGGAGGCACTCGTCATCATTGGAGACATCAGCACCACCACCATTTCCACCCCGGTGCCTCCACCAGTAGACGATAACTGGATTCCCAAAGACCCAAG TCCTCCCCCGGTGTCCCGTCCTGCCGcatcaacagcgccccccccaTCCCGCCCCCCGACAGCGAGGGGCCCCACCCAGGGCCCGGCGGCGCCTCTCAACCCCACACCAGCATTTGGAGCCCCGCCGGTGCCGTCCCGACCCGGCCCTGCGTCTGCCTACGCAGGTGATGCCAACTCTGCTGCGGTGCCCCTCGTTCCCTCGAGGCCGGCCCGCGTGCCTCCCTCTCTCCCGCCAGGAATTCCCAG CAGAAGACCCCCGGCTGCACCCAACAGACCCACTATCATACGTCCTTCAGAGCCTTCCCTGCTTGACTAG
- the LOC133443849 gene encoding dynamin-2-like isoform X3: MGNRGMEDLIPLINKLQDAFSSIGQSCNLDLPQIAVVGGQSAGKSSVLENFVGRDFLPRGSGIVTRRPLILQLVNNKAEYAEFLHCKGRKFVDFDEVRLEIEAETDRITGSNKGISPVPINLRVYSPNVLNLTLIDLPGMTKVAVGDQPQDIEHQIKDMLLQFITKESCLILAVTPANQDLANSDALKIAKDVDPPGLRTIGVITKLDLMDEGTDARDILENKLLPLRRGYIGVVNRSQKDIEGKKDIRVALAAERKFFLSHPGYRHLAERMGTPHLQKTLNQQLTNHIRETLPGLRSKLQGQLLSLEKEVEEYKNFRPDDPTRKTKALLQMVQQFGVDFEKCIEGSGDQVDTSNLSGGAKINRIFHERFPFELVKMEFDEKELRKEISYAIKNIHGVRTGLFTPDLAFEAIVKKQIIKLKEPCLKCIDLVIQELINTVRQCTNKLGSYPRLREETERIVTTYIRERDSKTKDQVLLLIDIELSYINTNHEDFIGFANAQQRTAANATKKRVMPNQVIRRGWLTINISIMKGGSKDYWFVLTAESLSWYKDEEEKEKKYMLPLDNLKLRDVEKGFMSSKHVFAIFNTEQRNVYKDLRQIELACDTQEDVDSWKASFLRAGVYPEKDQPENEDAMNSSDTVSMDPQLERQVETIRNLVDSYISIVNKSIRDLMPKTIMHLMINSAKDFIHSELLAYLYSAGDQGSLMEESAEQAQRRDEMLRMYHALKEALVIIGDISTTTISTPVPPPVDDNWIPKDPSPPPVSRPAASTAPPPSRPPTARGPTQGPAAPLNPTPAFGAPPVPSRPGPASAYAGDANSAAVPLVPSRPARVPPSLPPGIPRRPPAAPNRPTIIRPSEPSLLD, encoded by the exons ATGGGGAACCGGGGGATGGAGGACCTAATTCCCCTCATCAACAAACTCCAGGACGCCTTCAGCTCCATCGGCCAGAGCTGCAACCTGGACCTGCCGCAGATCGCCGTGGTCGGCGGCCAGAGCGCCGGGAAGAGCTCCGTGCTGGAGAACTTCGTCGGGAG GGACTTTTTGCCCAGAGGTTCAGGCATCGTCACCCGTCGTCCTCTCATCCTCCAGCTGGTCAACAACAAAGCAG AGTATGCAGAGTTCCTGCACTGTAAAGGACGCAAGTTTGTGGACTTTGATGAAGTTCGTCTGGAGATTGAAGCAGAGACGGATCGCATCACTGGCTCCAACAAGGGCATCTCTCCCGTTCCTATCAACCTCCGTGTTTATTCACCTAATG TCCTTAACTTGACCTTGATCGACCTGCCGGGGATGACCAAAGTAGCCGTGGGCGACCAGCCCCAGGACATCGAGCATCAGATCAAAGACATGCTGCTGCAGTTCATCACCAAGGAGAGCTGCCTGATCCTGGCTGTCACCCCAGCCAACCAAGACCTGGCTAACTCAGACGCCCTCAAAATAGCCAAGGATGTGGACCCTCCGG gacTGCGAACGATTGGTGTGATCACAAAGTTGGACCTAATGGATGAAGGGACAGATGCACGAGACATCCTGGAAAACAAACTACTGCCCCTTCGCAGAG GTTACATCGGAGTGGTGAACCGCAGTCAAAAAGACATTGAAGGAAAGAAAGACATCCGTGTTGCTTTGGCTGCTGAAAGGAAGTTCTTCTTGTCCCATCCTGGGTACAGACACTTGGCAGAACGCATGGGTACACCACACCTGCAGAAGACCCTCAATCAG CAACTCACCAACCACATCCGGGAGACGTTGCCAGGGTTACGCAGCAAGCTGCAAGGCCAGCTGCTGTCACTGGAGAAGGAAGTGGAGGAGTACAAGAACTTCCGTCCAGACGACCCTACACGCAAGACCAAGGCCTTGCTTCA GATGGTTCAGCAGTTTGGCGTGGACTTTGAGAAGTGCATAGAGGGATCTGGAGACCAGGTGGACACCTCCAACCTGTCCGGTGGTGCAAAGATCAACCGCATCTTCCACGAGCGCTTTCCCTTTGAGCTGGTGAAG ATGGAGTTTGATGAGAAGGAGCTGCGAAAAGAAATAAGTTATGCCATCAAGAACATCCATGGCGTCAG GACAGGCCTGTTCACTCCAGACTTGGCATTTGAAGCCATAGTGAAAAAACAGATCATTAAGCTGAAAGAGCCCTGTCTGAAATGCATCGACCTGGTCATCCAGGAGCTCATCAACACAGTCAGACAGTGCACCAACAAG CTGGGCTCGTATCCTCGACTGAGAGAAGAGACGGAGAGAATTGTCACCACTTATATCAGAGAGAGGGACAGCAAGACAAAagaccag GTGCTGCTGTTGATTGACATTGAGCTCTCCTACATCAACACAAACCATGAGGACTTCATTGGATTTGCAAA TGCTCAGCAAAGGACTGCTGCCAATGCCACCAAGAAGAGAGTGATGCCCAATCAG GTCATCCGCAGAGGCTGGCTCACCATCAACATCAGCATCATGAAGGGGGGGTCCAAAGACTACTGGTTTGTCCTGACGGCCGAGTCTCTCTCCTGGTACAAGGATGAGGAG gaaaaagagaagaagtacATGCTGCCTCTGGACAACTTGAAGCTGAGAGATGTGGAAAAGGGCTTCATGTCCAGCAAGCACGTTTTTGCCATCTTCAATACCGAACAGAG GAACGTGTACAAGGACCTCCGTCAGATTGAACTGGCCTGCGACACTCAGGAGGATGTTGACAGCTGGAAGGCTTCCTTCCTCAGGGCGGGTGTTTATCCAGAAAAAGACCAG CCTGAGAACGAGGATGCGATGAATTCCAGTGATACGGTGTCCATGGATCCCCAACTGGAACGGCAGGTGGAAACCATTCGCAACCTTGTGGACTCGTACATCAGCATTGTCAACAAGTCCATCAGAGACCTCATGCCCAAGACCATCATGCACCTCATGATTAACAGT GCGAAGGACTTCATCCACTCGGAGCTGCTGGCGTACCTGTACTCAGCCGGGGACCAGGGCAGTTTGATGGAGGAGTCAGCAGAGCAGGCTCAGAGGAGAGATGAGATGCTGAGGATGTATCACGCTCTGAAGGAGGCACTCGTCATCATTGGAGACATCAGCACCACCACCATTTCCACCCCGGTGCCTCCACCAGTAGACGATAACTGGATTCCCAAAGACCCAAG TCCTCCCCCGGTGTCCCGTCCTGCCGcatcaacagcgccccccccaTCCCGCCCCCCGACAGCGAGGGGCCCCACCCAGGGCCCGGCGGCGCCTCTCAACCCCACACCAGCATTTGGAGCCCCGCCGGTGCCGTCCCGACCCGGCCCTGCGTCTGCCTACGCAGGTGATGCCAACTCTGCTGCGGTGCCCCTCGTTCCCTCGAGGCCGGCCCGCGTGCCTCCCTCTCTCCCGCCAGGAATTCCCAG AAGACCCCCGGCTGCACCCAACAGACCCACTATCATACGTCCTTCAGAGCCTTCCCTGCTTGACTAG